One genomic window of Arachis stenosperma cultivar V10309 chromosome 10, arast.V10309.gnm1.PFL2, whole genome shotgun sequence includes the following:
- the LOC130957887 gene encoding magnesium-chelatase subunit ChlI, chloroplastic-like, producing the protein MASSTLGTFSVALLSSTYPSSSSNHSFQSLSLTSGRKLYGGIGICRIKGTSQFSVASVATEVNSVQQAQKIAAKESQRPVYPFPAIVGQDEMKLCLLLNVIDPKIGGVMIMGDRGTGKSTTVRSLVDLLPEIMVVAGDPYNSDPEDPEFMGIEVRERVLKGESLQVVLSKINMVDLPLGATEDRVCGTIDIEKALTEGVKAFEPGLLAKANRGILYVDEVNLLDDHLVDVLLDSAASGWNTVEREGISISHPARFILIGSGNPEEGELRPQLLDRFGMHAQVGTVRDAELRVKIVEERARFDKNPKEFRDSYKAEQEKLQTQISSARSSLSSVQIDQDLKVKISKVCAELNVDGLRGDIVTNRAAKALAALKGRDKVIAEDIATVIPNCLRHRLRKDPLESIDSGVLVIEKFYEVFS; encoded by the exons ATGGCGTCGTCCACGCTGGGCACTTTCTCCGTTGCGCTCCTTTCTTCAACTTAcccttcttcttcatcaaaccATTCCTTTCAATCTCTGTCCCTCACATCAGGCCGCAAGTTGTACGGAGGAATAGGAATCTGTCGTATCAAGGGAACCTCTCAATTTTCTGTTGCCAGCGTTGCCACTGAAGTCAACTCTGTTCAACAG GCTCAGAAGATTGCTGCTAAAGAAAGCCAGAGGCCAGTGTATCCATTTCCTGCAATAGTTGGACAGGATGAGATGAAGCTTTGCCTTCTCCTTAATGTGATTGATCCCAAGATTGGAGGTGTCATGATCATGGGGGATAGAGGCACTGGTAAATCCACAACTGTCAGGTCATTGGTAGATTTGCTTCCTGAAATCATGGTTGTTGCCGGCGACCCTTATAACTCAGACCCAGAGGATCCAGAGTTCATGGGCATTGAAGTCCGAGAGCGAGTCCTGAAAGGAGAGAGCCTTCAGGTTGTCTTAAGCAAGATTAACATGGTTGATTTGCCATTGGGAGCTACAGAAGATAGAGTCTGTGGAACAATTGACATTGAGAAAGCCTTAACTGAGGGTGTTAAGGCCTTTGAACCTGGGTTACTAGCTAAAGCTAATAGGGGAATCCTATATGTGGATGAGGTTAATCTTCTGGATGATCACTTGGTGGATGTCTTGTTGGATTCTGCTGCTTCTGGTTGGAACACGGTGGAGAGAGAAGGTATCTCAATCTCACATCCTGCTCGCTTTATCCTAATTGGCTCGGGCAACCCTGAAGAAGGGGAGCTCCGGCCGCAACTGCTGGATAGGTTTGGAATGCATGCTCAGGTGGGGACTGTTAGGGATGCTGAGCTTAGAGTGAAGATTGTTGAGGAGAGAGCTCGATTCGACAAAAACCCAAAGGAGTTCCGGGACTCTTACAAAGCCGAGCAGGAGAAGCTCCAGACACAAATTTCCTCAGCAAGGAGTTCGCTTTCGTCTGTTCAAATAGACCAAGACCTCAAGGTGAAAATCTCAAAGGTTTGTGCAGAGTTGAATGTGGATGGTTTGAGAGGAGACATAGTCACAAATAGAGCTGCAAAAGCTCTGGCTGCTCTGAAGGGAAGAGACAAGGTGATTGCAGAGGATATTGCTACTGTGATCCCTAACTGCTTGAGACATCGTCTTAGAAAGGATCCATTAGAGTCAATAGACTCGGGTGTTCTTGTCATTGAGAAATTTTATGAGGTATTTAGCTGA